A part of Brachybacterium faecium DSM 4810 genomic DNA contains:
- a CDS encoding LSU ribosomal protein L30P (PFAM: Ribosomal protein L30p/L7e~TIGRFAM: ribosomal protein L30, bacterial/organelle), giving the protein MQIKVTQTRSEIGGTQSQRATLRGLGLKRIGDTVVKEDRPEIRGMIRTVTHLVTFEEVD; this is encoded by the coding sequence ATGCAGATCAAGGTGACCCAGACCCGTTCCGAGATCGGCGGCACCCAGAGCCAGCGAGCCACCCTGCGCGGCCTCGGCCTCAAGCGCATCGGTGACACCGTGGTGAAGGAAGACCGCCCGGAGATCCGCGGCATGATCCGCACCGTCACCCACCTGGTGACGTTCGAAGAGGTGGACTGA
- a CDS encoding LSU ribosomal protein L15P (PFAM: Ribosomal protein L15; Ribosomal protein L15 amino terminal region~TIGRFAM: ribosomal protein L15, bacterial/organelle) yields the protein MTDSHESLLKLHDLRPAPGSKTARTRVGRGEASKGKTAGRGTKGTKARYQVPLGFEGGQIPLHMRLPKLRGFTNPFRVEYQVVNLETLQELFPEGGTVTVEELVAKGAVRKNQPVKVLGSGEVSVKLDVTAQKFSASAEQKIAAAGGSVTTA from the coding sequence ATGACTGATTCCCACGAGAGCCTGCTGAAGCTCCACGACCTGCGCCCCGCGCCCGGTTCCAAGACCGCGCGCACCCGCGTCGGCCGTGGTGAGGCGTCCAAGGGCAAGACCGCCGGTCGCGGCACCAAGGGCACCAAGGCCCGCTACCAGGTGCCCCTCGGCTTCGAGGGCGGGCAGATCCCGCTGCACATGCGGCTGCCGAAGCTGCGCGGCTTCACCAACCCGTTCCGCGTCGAGTACCAGGTCGTGAACCTGGAGACCCTGCAGGAGCTGTTCCCCGAGGGCGGCACCGTCACGGTCGAGGAGCTCGTCGCCAAGGGTGCGGTGCGCAAGAACCAGCCCGTCAAGGTGCTCGGTTCCGGCGAGGTGAGCGTCAAGCTCGACGTCACCGCGCAGAAGTTCTCCGCCTCGGCGGAGCAGAAGATCGCGGCGGCTGGCGGGTCCGTCACCACCGCGTGA
- a CDS encoding SSU ribosomal protein S5P (PFAM: Ribosomal protein S5, N-terminal domain; Ribosomal protein S5, C-terminal domain~TIGRFAM: ribosomal protein S5, bacterial/organelle type): MAAQQRNNGPAASGRRDANSNNSNDRGRQGGDRGGRQGGRGRGQDAEKSAFLERVVSINRVSKVVKGGRRFSFTALVVVGDGDGTVGVGYGKAKEVPAAISKGVEEAKKNFFRVPRIQGTVVHPVQGEDAAGVVLLRPAAPGTGVIAGGPVRAVLECAGVHDVLSKSLGSTNQINIVRATVDALKQLEEPEAVAARRGLAVEDVAPAALLRAQAEGRAAARAEKVSA, translated from the coding sequence ATGGCTGCACAGCAGCGGAACAACGGTCCCGCGGCCTCCGGCCGGCGGGACGCCAACTCCAACAACAGCAACGACCGGGGCCGCCAGGGCGGCGACCGCGGTGGTCGTCAGGGCGGTCGCGGCCGCGGTCAGGACGCCGAGAAGTCGGCGTTCCTCGAGCGCGTCGTGAGCATCAACCGCGTGTCGAAGGTCGTCAAGGGCGGCCGTCGGTTCTCCTTCACCGCCCTCGTGGTGGTGGGTGACGGCGACGGCACCGTCGGCGTCGGCTACGGCAAGGCCAAGGAGGTCCCCGCGGCGATCTCCAAGGGTGTCGAGGAGGCGAAGAAGAACTTCTTCCGCGTCCCCCGCATCCAGGGCACCGTGGTGCACCCGGTCCAGGGTGAGGATGCGGCAGGCGTCGTCCTGCTGCGCCCCGCCGCCCCCGGCACCGGTGTGATCGCCGGCGGTCCGGTGCGCGCCGTCCTCGAGTGCGCCGGAGTGCACGACGTGCTCTCCAAGTCGCTCGGCTCGACCAACCAGATCAACATCGTGCGGGCCACCGTCGATGCGCTCAAGCAGCTCGAGGAGCCGGAGGCCGTGGCAGCTCGTCGCGGTCTCGCGGTCGAGGACGTCGCCCCGGCGGCGCTCCTGCGGGCCCAGGCCGAGGGTCGCGCCGCGGCCCGTGCGGAGAAGGTGAGTGCCTGA
- a CDS encoding DNA-directed RNA polymerase subunit alpha (PFAM: RNA polymerase Rpb3/RpoA insert domain; Bacterial RNA polymerase, alpha chain C terminal domain~TIGRFAM: DNA-directed RNA polymerase, alpha subunit, bacterial and chloroplast-type), with protein sequence MLIAQRPTLTEEVVSENRSRFVIEPLEPGFGYTLGNSLRRTLLSSIPGAAVTSIRIDGVLHEFSTVPGVKEDITEVILNIKNLVVSSENDEPVVMYLRREEAGRVTAADITPPAGVEIHNPDLHIATLNEKGRLEIELIVERGRGYVSAAQNKGVDGEIGRVPVDSIYSPVLKVTYKVEATRVEQRTDFDKLIVDVETKPAISPRDAVASAGKTLVELFGLAHELNQEAEGIEIGPSPTDQALAADLALPINDLNLTVRSYNCLMREGVHTVGELTARSEADLLDIRNFGQKSIDEVKAKLADLGLSLKDSPAGFDPSALDSYSDDFGDQY encoded by the coding sequence GTGCTCATTGCACAGCGCCCCACGCTGACCGAAGAGGTCGTGTCGGAGAACCGCTCCCGGTTCGTCATCGAGCCGCTCGAGCCGGGCTTCGGCTACACCCTCGGCAACTCCCTGCGTCGTACGCTGCTGTCCTCCATCCCCGGCGCCGCGGTCACCTCGATCCGCATCGACGGCGTGCTGCACGAGTTCAGCACCGTCCCCGGCGTCAAGGAGGACATCACCGAGGTCATCCTCAACATCAAGAACCTCGTCGTCTCCTCGGAGAACGATGAGCCGGTCGTGATGTACCTCCGCCGCGAGGAGGCCGGTCGCGTCACCGCTGCCGACATCACCCCGCCCGCCGGTGTGGAGATCCACAACCCCGATCTGCACATCGCGACCCTGAACGAGAAGGGCCGCCTGGAGATCGAGCTGATCGTCGAGCGCGGTCGCGGCTACGTCTCCGCCGCGCAGAACAAGGGCGTGGACGGCGAGATCGGCCGGGTCCCGGTCGACTCGATCTACTCGCCCGTGCTGAAGGTGACCTACAAGGTCGAGGCGACCCGTGTCGAGCAGCGGACCGACTTCGACAAGCTGATCGTGGACGTCGAGACCAAGCCGGCGATCTCCCCGCGCGACGCGGTGGCCTCTGCCGGCAAGACCCTGGTCGAGCTGTTCGGTCTGGCGCATGAGCTGAACCAGGAGGCGGAGGGCATCGAGATCGGCCCCTCGCCCACGGATCAGGCGCTGGCCGCCGATCTGGCGCTGCCGATCAACGACCTCAACCTCACGGTGCGGTCGTACAACTGCCTGATGCGCGAGGGTGTCCACACCGTCGGCGAGCTCACCGCTCGCTCCGAGGCGGATCTGCTCGACATCCGCAACTTCGGCCAGAAGTCCATCGATGAGGTCAAGGCGAAGCTCGCCGACCTCGGACTGTCGCTGAAGGACTCCCCGGCCGGCTTCGATCCGTCGGCCCTGGACTCCTACTCCGACGACTTCGGCGACCAGTACTGA
- a CDS encoding LSU ribosomal protein L18P (PFAM: Ribosomal L18p/L5e family~TIGRFAM: ribosomal protein L18, bacterial type) — MGYALKHTKGNRGSKLRARGRRHLRVRRRVIGTAQRPRLVVTRSARHVFVQVVDDSLGKTLVSASTMEADLRAAESTKSDKARTVGTLVGERAKAAGIDSVVFDRGGNKYHGRVAAVADGAREAGLAL; from the coding sequence ATGGGTTACGCACTCAAGCACACCAAGGGCAACCGCGGCAGCAAGCTGCGCGCGCGCGGCCGTCGTCACCTGCGGGTCCGCCGCCGAGTCATCGGCACCGCACAGCGTCCCCGCCTGGTGGTCACCCGCTCGGCGCGCCACGTCTTCGTCCAGGTCGTCGACGACTCCCTGGGCAAGACCCTCGTGTCGGCCTCGACGATGGAGGCGGACCTCCGCGCTGCCGAGAGCACGAAGTCGGACAAGGCCCGCACCGTCGGCACCCTCGTCGGCGAGCGTGCCAAGGCCGCCGGGATCGACTCCGTCGTGTTCGACCGCGGCGGCAACAAGTACCACGGTCGCGTGGCTGCCGTCGCAGACGGCGCTCGCGAGGCCGGCCTGGCGCTGTGA
- a CDS encoding protein translocase subunit secY/sec61 alpha (PFAM: eubacterial secY protein~TIGRFAM: preprotein translocase, SecY subunit) translates to MNSFVRALRTPELRAKIFFTLGLIAVYRLGVFVPTPGFDATNVMMCADQAASAGGSNVLGMVNMFSGGALLQLSVFALGVMPYITASIIVQLLRVVIPRFEALHKEGASGTAKLTQYTRYLTIGLGVLQSTTIVTLVRSGNFFVGCELELVPDQSIPTLLTMVLTMTVGTVLIMFMGEMITERGIGNGMSLLIFTSIASSFPASFGQVWSLQGWLTFSLVVLVALVIMVGMVFVEQSQRRIPVQYAKRMVGRRMYGGTSTYIPVKVNQAGVIPVIFASSILALPQMLSSFGDPEAGWVQWVNANLVLGFSFSWIYAVVYVTLIVFFAFFYTSITFNAEEIADNMKKYGGFIPNVRAGRPTERYLRYVINRVQSAGAVYLAVICLIPLIALVYLGTSQDFPLGGVSLLIIIGVGLDTVKQIDAKLQQHHYEGILR, encoded by the coding sequence GTGAACTCGTTCGTGCGCGCGCTGCGCACTCCCGAGCTGAGGGCGAAGATCTTCTTCACACTCGGTCTGATCGCCGTCTATCGCCTCGGCGTCTTCGTCCCCACCCCGGGATTCGACGCCACCAACGTGATGATGTGCGCGGATCAGGCCGCCTCGGCCGGTGGGTCCAACGTCCTGGGCATGGTGAACATGTTCTCGGGCGGCGCCCTGCTGCAGCTGTCCGTCTTCGCCCTCGGCGTGATGCCCTACATCACCGCCTCGATCATCGTGCAGCTGCTGCGCGTGGTCATCCCGCGCTTCGAGGCCCTCCACAAGGAGGGCGCCTCCGGCACCGCGAAGCTCACCCAGTACACGCGCTACCTGACGATCGGGCTCGGCGTGCTGCAGTCCACCACGATCGTCACCCTGGTGCGCTCGGGCAACTTCTTCGTCGGCTGCGAGCTCGAGCTGGTGCCCGATCAGTCGATCCCCACCCTGCTGACCATGGTGCTGACGATGACCGTGGGCACGGTGCTGATCATGTTCATGGGCGAGATGATCACCGAGCGGGGCATCGGCAACGGCATGTCCCTGCTGATCTTCACCTCGATCGCCTCCTCCTTCCCGGCCTCCTTCGGGCAGGTCTGGTCCCTGCAGGGCTGGCTCACCTTCAGCCTCGTCGTCCTCGTCGCGCTCGTGATCATGGTCGGCATGGTCTTCGTCGAGCAGTCGCAGCGGCGCATCCCCGTGCAGTACGCCAAGCGCATGGTGGGCCGGCGCATGTACGGAGGCACCTCCACCTACATCCCGGTGAAGGTCAACCAGGCCGGCGTCATCCCGGTCATCTTCGCCTCCTCGATCCTCGCGCTGCCGCAGATGCTCTCGTCCTTCGGCGACCCGGAGGCCGGCTGGGTGCAGTGGGTCAACGCGAACCTCGTGCTCGGCTTCTCGTTCTCCTGGATCTACGCGGTCGTCTACGTGACGCTGATCGTCTTCTTCGCCTTCTTCTACACCTCGATCACCTTCAACGCCGAGGAGATCGCGGACAACATGAAGAAGTACGGCGGCTTCATCCCGAACGTCCGCGCGGGCCGCCCCACCGAGCGCTACCTGCGCTACGTCATCAACCGTGTGCAGTCCGCGGGCGCCGTCTACCTGGCGGTGATCTGCCTGATCCCGCTGATCGCACTCGTCTACCTCGGAACCTCGCAGGACTTCCCGCTCGGCGGCGTGTCCCTCCTGATCATCATCGGCGTCGGCCTCGACACGGTGAAGCAGATCGATGCGAAGCTCCAGCAGCACCACTACGAAGGGATCCTCCGGTGA
- a CDS encoding SSU ribosomal protein S13P (PFAM: Ribosomal protein S13/S18), with translation MARLVGVDLPREKRIEVALTYIFGVGRSRALETLAATGVSGDLRVREVSDEDFVKLRDHLEANYMVEGDLRREVAADIRRKVEIGSYQGLRHRRGLPVHGQRTKTNARTRKGPKRTVAGKKKTR, from the coding sequence ATGGCACGTCTGGTGGGAGTGGACCTTCCGCGCGAGAAGCGCATCGAAGTCGCCCTGACGTACATCTTCGGCGTGGGTCGATCCCGCGCCCTCGAGACCCTGGCCGCGACCGGGGTCTCCGGCGATCTGCGAGTGCGCGAGGTGAGCGACGAGGACTTCGTCAAGCTCCGCGATCATCTCGAGGCGAACTACATGGTCGAGGGTGACCTGCGCCGTGAGGTCGCCGCCGATATCCGCCGCAAGGTCGAGATCGGCAGCTACCAGGGGCTGCGCCACCGCCGCGGCCTGCCCGTCCACGGCCAGCGCACGAAGACCAACGCGCGCACCCGCAAGGGCCCCAAGCGCACGGTCGCCGGCAAGAAGAAGACCCGCTGA
- a CDS encoding Adenylate kinase (PFAM: Adenylate kinase~TIGRFAM: adenylate kinases), translating into MNNPTTDAASATARRLLIVGPPGAGKGTQAVRVAEELGIPAISTGDIFRANVSGETELGVLAKSYMDKGEYVPDSVTNDMIRSRLAEADAQEGFLLDGYPRTLDQVEALDGMLAEADTSLDMVLLLVVETEEVIGRLVARGAEQGRSDDTEETIRHRLEVYADQTAPLIDVYEKRGLVRRVDGMASIDEVTAALREALAGR; encoded by the coding sequence GTGAACAACCCGACCACCGACGCCGCATCCGCCACAGCCCGCCGCCTGCTGATCGTCGGCCCGCCCGGCGCCGGCAAGGGCACCCAGGCCGTGCGCGTCGCCGAGGAGCTGGGCATCCCCGCGATCTCCACCGGCGACATCTTCCGCGCGAACGTCTCCGGCGAGACCGAGCTGGGCGTGCTCGCGAAGTCCTACATGGACAAGGGCGAATACGTCCCCGACTCCGTCACCAACGACATGATCCGCTCGCGCCTGGCGGAGGCGGACGCGCAGGAGGGCTTCCTCCTCGACGGCTACCCGCGCACCCTCGACCAGGTCGAGGCGCTGGACGGCATGCTCGCCGAGGCCGACACCTCCCTCGACATGGTCCTGCTGCTCGTGGTCGAGACCGAGGAGGTCATCGGCCGCCTCGTCGCCCGCGGCGCCGAGCAGGGCCGCAGCGACGACACCGAGGAGACGATCCGTCACCGCCTCGAGGTCTACGCGGACCAGACCGCGCCGCTGATCGACGTCTACGAGAAGCGCGGCCTGGTGCGCCGCGTGGACGGGATGGCCTCGATCGACGAGGTCACCGCCGCGCTGCGCGAGGCCCTCGCCGGCCGATGA
- a CDS encoding methionine aminopeptidase, type I (PFAM: metallopeptidase family M24~TIGRFAM: methionine aminopeptidase, type I) — protein MSILPERVELKTPEQIVVMRRSGELLHRVHDMLAEHIRPGITTDELDTLAHDMIRDEGATPNFLGYQGYPATLCISVNDVVVHGIPDDRPLAEGDIVSIDGGLIIDGWHSDAARTHIVGAARSAADEELVRVTEGALWAGIAALASAQRVGEIGAAIEDYVAEEAGESLSHLEGFGGHGIGTAMHQAPDVMNYRTRSRGPKVRPGLCLAIEPMLIQGPGSWELEDDDWTVRATAGGRAAHVEHSVAVTPQGLLVLTAGDGGAAELALRGITAAPDPLTGDAA, from the coding sequence ATGAGCATCCTGCCGGAGCGCGTGGAGCTCAAGACTCCCGAGCAGATCGTCGTGATGCGGCGCAGCGGCGAGCTGCTGCACCGCGTGCACGACATGCTCGCGGAGCACATCCGGCCCGGCATCACCACCGATGAGCTGGACACCCTCGCGCACGACATGATCCGCGACGAGGGCGCGACCCCGAACTTCCTGGGCTACCAGGGCTACCCGGCCACGCTCTGCATCAGCGTGAACGACGTCGTGGTGCACGGCATCCCCGATGACCGCCCGCTGGCGGAGGGGGACATCGTCTCGATCGACGGCGGGCTGATCATCGACGGCTGGCACTCGGACGCCGCGCGCACCCACATCGTCGGCGCCGCGCGCTCGGCGGCCGACGAGGAGCTCGTGCGCGTCACCGAGGGCGCGCTCTGGGCCGGCATCGCCGCACTCGCCTCCGCGCAGCGGGTGGGGGAGATCGGCGCCGCGATCGAGGACTACGTCGCCGAGGAGGCGGGGGAGTCCCTCTCCCACCTCGAGGGCTTCGGCGGCCACGGCATCGGCACCGCGATGCACCAGGCGCCGGACGTCATGAACTACCGCACCCGATCCCGCGGGCCGAAGGTGCGACCGGGACTGTGCCTCGCGATCGAGCCGATGCTCATCCAGGGCCCCGGGAGCTGGGAGCTCGAGGACGACGACTGGACCGTCCGCGCCACGGCCGGCGGGAGGGCCGCGCACGTCGAGCACTCCGTCGCGGTCACGCCGCAAGGGCTGCTGGTGCTCACCGCGGGGGACGGGGGAGCGGCCGAGCTGGCGCTGCGCGGCATCACCGCCGCCCCGGATCCCCTCACCGGCGACGCCGCGTGA
- a CDS encoding SSU ribosomal protein S11P (PFAM: Ribosomal protein S11) — MATKTRQAAARKPRRKDKKNIVNGQAHIKSTFNNTIVSITDPTGAVISWASAGQVGFKGSRKSTPYAAQMAAEAAARQAQEHGLKKVDVFVKGPGSGRETAIRSLTATGLEVGSIQDVTPQPHNGTRPAKRRRV; from the coding sequence ATGGCAACCAAGACCCGTCAGGCCGCAGCGCGCAAGCCGCGTCGCAAGGACAAGAAGAACATCGTCAACGGCCAGGCCCACATCAAGAGCACGTTCAACAACACGATCGTGTCCATCACGGACCCGACCGGCGCCGTCATCTCCTGGGCCTCCGCCGGCCAGGTCGGCTTCAAGGGCTCGCGCAAGTCGACCCCGTACGCCGCGCAGATGGCCGCCGAGGCCGCCGCGCGCCAGGCGCAGGAGCACGGCCTGAAGAAGGTCGACGTCTTCGTCAAGGGGCCGGGCTCCGGCCGCGAGACCGCGATCCGCTCGCTCACCGCGACCGGCCTCGAGGTCGGCTCGATCCAGGACGTCACCCCGCAGCCGCACAACGGCACCCGCCCGGCCAAGCGCCGCCGCGTCTGA
- a CDS encoding bacterial translation initiation factor 1 (bIF-1) (PFAM: Translation initiation factor 1A / IF-1~TIGRFAM: translation initiation factor IF-1), translating to MAKKDGVIEVEGRVAEALANARFRVELDNGHIVLAHISGKMRQHYIRILPEDRVVVELSPYDLDRGRIVYRYK from the coding sequence ATGGCGAAGAAGGACGGCGTGATCGAGGTCGAGGGCCGAGTCGCGGAGGCGCTCGCGAACGCGCGTTTCCGGGTCGAGCTCGACAACGGGCACATCGTGCTCGCGCACATCTCCGGGAAGATGCGCCAGCACTACATCCGCATCCTTCCCGAGGACCGTGTGGTCGTCGAGCTGAGCCCCTACGACCTCGACCGGGGCCGCATCGTGTACCGCTACAAGTGA
- a CDS encoding LSU ribosomal protein L36P (PFAM: Ribosomal protein L36~TIGRFAM: ribosomal protein L36, bacterial type) — protein MKVKPSVKPICDNCKVIRRHARVMVICSNPRHKQRQG, from the coding sequence ATGAAGGTCAAGCCGAGCGTCAAGCCGATCTGTGACAACTGCAAGGTGATTCGTCGCCACGCCCGAGTCATGGTGATCTGCTCGAACCCCCGTCACAAGCAGCGCCAGGGCTGA
- a CDS encoding LSU ribosomal protein L17P (PFAM: Ribosomal protein L17~TIGRFAM: ribosomal protein L17): protein MPAPTKGARLGGSPAHERMILANLATELFRHKAITTTETKAKRLRPHAERLITQAKNGDLASRRRVMQTIRDKGVVYSLFEEIAPTFSERPGGYTRITKIGPRKGDNAPMAVIELVTEEYSPKQAVVKEAEGAAKGAAKAEDSAPAAAAESSEGAADESAADEK, encoded by the coding sequence ATGCCTGCACCCACCAAGGGCGCGCGCCTCGGCGGATCCCCCGCGCATGAGCGGATGATCCTCGCGAACCTCGCCACCGAGCTGTTCCGCCACAAGGCGATCACCACCACCGAGACCAAGGCCAAGCGCCTGCGCCCCCACGCGGAGCGTCTCATCACCCAGGCGAAGAACGGCGATCTCGCCTCGCGCCGCCGCGTGATGCAGACCATCCGCGACAAGGGCGTCGTCTACTCGCTCTTCGAGGAGATCGCGCCGACCTTCTCCGAGCGTCCCGGCGGCTACACCCGGATCACCAAGATCGGTCCCCGCAAGGGCGACAACGCCCCGATGGCCGTCATCGAGCTGGTCACCGAGGAGTACTCCCCGAAGCAGGCCGTGGTGAAGGAGGCCGAGGGCGCTGCGAAGGGCGCTGCCAAGGCCGAGGACTCCGCGCCGGCCGCGGCCGCCGAGAGCTCCGAGGGCGCTGCCGACGAGAGCGCGGCCGACGAGAAGTGA